The Halobaculum magnesiiphilum genome contains the following window.
AGCGCTTCTTCGGCATGCCGGGCGACCGGCGCGACGTCAACAGCGTCACCAACCGGATCAGCTCGTTCGTTGAGTCGCGCGACATCGACCGGGTCGTCATCGACTCGACGATGTTGCTGCGGTATCTCCTCGACGACGACGACGACACGACGATGCGCTTTCTCTCGGCGCTCAAGCGAACCGGCGCGACGACGTATCTCATCTCCGAGATGACGGACCCCTCGGCGTACGCCGACGAGCACTTCCTCGCACACGGGGTGGTGTTCTTCCACAACTACATGGAGGACGACGGGATGCGCCGCGGCGTCCAGGTGGTGAAGATGCGCGGCGCCGAGGTCGACACCGACATCCAGGACCTCCGATTCACCGACGACGGCATCGTCGTCGGCGACGGGAGGACGGTTTCCCACTGATGTACGAGGCACGACTGGGGACCGACTGGGAGGACATCTCGGGCACCGAGGCGATCCGCCGGGCGTACGCGCTCGGCGTCGCGGCCGCGTTCGGCTACGAGAACCGCGAGGAGTTCGACCGGCTCAGATCGGCGCCCGATACGTCCTACGACCGCAGCATCATCGACCTCGCCTACCAGGAGGGGAAACACGAGGCCGAGGTCGTCCACGCCGACAGCGACGCGATCGACGGCGACGACGTCTGGGACCAGTTGGTCGAGGGCACGGCGCCGAGCGACGCCGGGTTCGACGACACGGACGACCTGGTGTCGGGCTCGCCGGTCGCTCGTCCGATCACCGCCATCGACTTCCCGTCGGCGCTCGAGCGGGCTGGACTGCTCGACGGAGGGAAAATCGGCGCGCTCGGCTTCCCCGCGCTGCTCGGCTCGGCGCCGGACTCCGGGACGCCGGACGAGGACTCGTGACACCGCGCTGGGCGGGCCACCCGGCTCGCTCCGGTCCGGATCGGCCGTCGCGCCTCCCCTCGATCGACTCGATCGGGGACGCGTCGGATCCCGGATCCGACGGCGTCGACGGCCGCAACACGCCGATGGTCAGGAACGGGGTGAACCCGTGAGCCTCTACCGATCTGAACTGCCGTTTCCGTCGGTTTGGACAAAGGTTTTAGCTGTCCGACGCATGCTGACGCGTATGCTGGAGGACGCCCCGCTGTCGCTTGACGGCGGAGGGGGAGGCGAGAGTCTCCTCATCGCCGGTCCGCCGATGACCGGCAAGTACGCGCTCATGCTCCGTCTGATGGCGGAGGCCGGCGAGCGCGGCGTCCTCATCACCACCGGCGACCCAGCGGATCAGGTGCGCGCGGACTACGCGGACGTCGCCGACGTCGCGCCCGAATCGGTCGGCGTCGTCGACTGCGTCTCCAAGCAGCGGGGCGGCGATCTCATCGAGGACGACCTCATCAGGTACGCCTCCTCCCCCAAGAACGTCACGGACATCGGGATGAAGTTCACCGACCTGTACGAGGCGTTCCGCGAGACCGACGCCGCCGTCGCGGTCGGCATCAACTCGCTGTCGGAGCTGTTGATGTACCTCGATCCGCAGGACGTCTACCAGTTCGTCCGCGTGCTCACCCGGCAGACGCAAAGCGAGGGGTGGACCACCATCGCGGTGATCAACTCCACGATGCACGACGAGCAGACGCTGCACACGATGTACGAGCCGTTCGACACCGTGATCAACACGCGCGAGGAGAACGGCGCCCGCGAGCTCCGCGTCCGAAACCGGACGCAGGCGGCGACGGCGTGGACGACGTTCTGACCGAGGCTCGATCCTCTCCTACCCCGTTACTGGACTGACGCGCGTCTCACCGTCCATCCGTGCGGATCGACGACCGCCAGCCCGTCGCTTCTCAGCATCGTCCCTATCGGACTGACTGACTACGTCTCGGGCTGATTCGCTCCATTCCAGGCTATCTCGCTTCGTTCCGCTCCACCCCGGGCTGTCTTGAACGTCCCCGTCCGCGTTTGTCGGGTCAGTTGGGGCTCACGGCGTCGTTCTCCCTAGAATCGGGTGATTGGCCCTCACTGCCCGTGGCCTCGACCGCCGTCGTGGCCCCGCGACTGACGACACATTCCTCGCGCGTTTATATGGCTACAAACGAGGGAGGCCCGACTCCGTGTTGTTTGGAATGAGCTGGGGTGAATTTCACCACCAGACTTGGCTTAGTGATCGAACAACAGTTCACTCATTGACAGCTCCCTCGAAAACCAGCAAAAACAAACAGCGCAGCCGCTACCAACGGGCAGGCCTCACGGAGAGAACCGGTTACCCGAGTTCTCGCAAGAACTCGCCCAGCACTCGCACGAATGTCTTGGCTGTAATTACCGGGGCAGATCGTATCGGTCTGTCAAGTGCCACTTTGAGCAGGTAGTCGGTCAGACGCCAGAGATTGTAGATCAACGTCGCGAACGCGAAGTTGCACAGCCGAACCCGGTAGTCCGTCGACGACGTCTTCGGCATAAAGCTCTTGATAGACTTGTAGGCCGTGTTAAGTTAGGAATGAGGCGGTCGTTGGTTCGGGTGATCTATGACCGAATTCGACCGCCTCAGCGGAGATATCGAGTGGATCGACTTGGAGTTTGTGGAGCGAGAGCGGACACCCGAGCAGATCATTGAAGTCGGTATTCAACTCCATCTCGCGGGTCTATCACTTTCGAATACCAAACAGTATCTTGAGAGGTTGGGTGTCGAACGGAGTCGTACCGCGATTCATAACTGGGTACAGAAGGCAGATCTACAGCCGGCTGGCGACGGAGCTCCGAATCAGATCGCAGTCGACGAGACAGTGATTCGGATCAACAACGAACGACACTGGCTGTACGCTGCCGTCGATCCCGAAACGAACGAATTCCTCCATGTTAGGCTGTTTCAGACGAGAACCACGCAACTCACCGTGCTGTTCCTTCGTGAACTCCGCGAGAAACAGCAGATCGAGCAAACGACTTTTCTCGTCGATGGAGCGCACTATCTCAAAGCCGCGCTGGAGCGGCTCGGACTCCGATTTCAAATATCTCGCCACGGAAATCGGAATGCTGTCGAACGTGTCTTTCGTGAGGTAAAACGCAGAACCTCTTCGTTTTCAAATACGTTCAGCAACGTGGAGCCACCGACGGCAGAATCGTGGCTCCAAGCCTTCGCCGTCTGGTGGAATCGATGCTAAAGTTAACACGACGGACTTGTACTGGTTCTCGATGTCCCACCGCCGGCTGTATCCATTGACGACACTCGAGATCTCCTCCGGCTCAACCCGATTTTTGTTCGTCACGAACACAGCGTACTTTCCGCTGGCATCATCCCTCGTGCTCGGCGCGTACAGGAACTCAGCTCTGTGGTGGACTTCACCGTCCACTCCAAACGGAACGTTGTGTTCCACCGCTTGTTCGGCCGTCGGGTGCTCTTGAATCCCCTCAATCGCTTCCAAGTCGTCCTCATATTTCGGGACCGGAGAGAGATACGTAAGTCCCCGATCATCGACTTCTGCGTACACGTCGTGGACGTAGAAGCCGCGGTCAAACAGCACCGTGTCCAGATCAACGAACTGCTCCGCGCTGTCGAGTAACCGACTCACCAGCTCGGCCTTCGAAGTCGACGGTGCATCGCCAGACTCCCAGGAGGAATTCTCTTTGACCGGCTCGATCCCGAGCACGATCGGAGCTTGGTCGCCGACAAGTGTGATGGTCGCGAACTTGTACCCGCGCTTGTATTCTTCGTCCTTCTTGTAGCCGCTCACCATCGGTGGGTAGTCCGGCTTGGCAATGTCGGCCTCCCTGTCCTCCCAGGGCCAGACGTGGAACGGAACGTGAGTGATGTCGATAGCAGCGACGGTCTCCCGAGAATTAAACGGGTCTTCCCCGCGGATGGAGTTGATGACGTTCTCGGTTGCAGCATCGAAACAGCCCATCACCTGGTCTCGAATCAGCTCGATACCAGGCATGGTGTCGCTCCCGTGGAAATCGGAAAGCGTACTCTGTCTGGATCCGGATTTTGTGGTTCCGACTTTCTTGATCGCCCGAAGGAACGTAGAGTTGTGACAGGTCAGATCGTGTCCCATGAGCCATCCGTATTCGCTTTCGGAGTGGGCACTCCCGCGGGTTGCACACATGCGGGCGAACATTTCGAGAATCTCTTCATCAGAGTAGGTCTGGTGAGCTGCTCTGCCTGTCACGAACTCCGGAAGAACGTGTTTCCGAGCTAATCGCACAGTCTGGGTGGCCTTCTCCTTCTTGATCTCTTTCGAACTCTCGGGTGTCTCAGCTGACTCTGATGCCGAGTTTGTCGCGGTAAGTGCCTCCGAGATGATATCGTGCTCGACGGCGAGCGTTTGGATTGCACGTGCGGTGGCTCTGATCGTCTCCCGCGACTCGCCGAATCGAGACCACGCATAACTGAGCGTCTGCTGTTCCGGAGCGTGGTCTCGATCGTCGACTCCGAACCCAAATCGGTGGAGAAGAGTCGTCCGTTCTTGGAGACGTTCGGCGAGCTCGTTCTGTGAGAATCCCCGTACGTGCTGATAGAGAAATGCTCGCGTCAATTCCTCTGTTTTGAACTGAGTCTTTGATTGATCCCGGTCGTCGGTCAGCAGTTCAGACGGAACGGATAATTGGCCGATCACATCCCAGAGGTGGTCCTCCTGCTCGCAGAGCGCTTCTACGTGGACGACGAGTGCTTCAGCCGCAGCGGGAGGAGACGACATGAGATAGTGTTTAGTTCAGATAGTATACCGCAACGAGCGTATGTTTGATTCGAACACTCGTGCGTTATCTATCTTCACATATAAGGCTTCACGAACAAGAGTTCGAATCAAACAATGAGTGGGACCGATTCGGAGTTCGAAATCGACGGGACGACCGCGGAACTCCTCCAAAAGAAGGGAACGATAGAGATTCTCGTGAGAATCGGTGAGAGGCGGACGCAGCGCCATACCGACCTACGGAAGGAACTGTTGTTAAGTTCCAGCACAGTTCAGGAACGGCTCAAAGCAGGGAAGCAACAAGGGCTCTGGGTACAAGAATTGGAGGACAGAAAGGGGGTTTCAGCGAAGGTCTATCGGCTCACCGAACTGGGACAGTGGATCTACGACCATGCTGTTGATGAGGAACTGAACGCATTGTACCAGACTCGGCGAGAGGTAATTAGAGAAATTCAAGACCGGGAGCGGCGCTTGATTCTCAAGGCGTCCCCAAGCGGTGCTGAGTGGGTCTCTGATATCCAGATGGAAGAACACAGTCCCCACGATTTCCAGAAATTCCTCCAACAGTTTATTGAGTAACTCACTGACCGGCTCTGTTGAAATCCTCAGAGACTGATAGGTAAGATCTCTCACCGTTAGATACAGAGTGCGAATCAACCAACTCTCGCTCCTCGAATCACGCTGGATGCCGCGTAGTAGAGTGCACCGAGGAGTACGGACAGTAAATACGTATATATCAAGAATATGCCAGAGACCAGCGGGAGGCACGAAAGTGTCCTACAGCCCAAGGCCCGTCCCGATTCGAGCGCGAGCTTCCAGACAGGGTCAGCCAACCGATCGAACGGTACGTAGTCGCCGGGTAACATCGGAGGCACAAAATGCATTACGAAGATGAGCAGGAACGCCGCAAAGACAACTCGATTCAGGAAGACGGTGCGGATTCGCCTCCACTCCATACGCTCTCCCTTTAGCACGTTCTAGTAAGTGCTTTGTCTGAATTCTACGGACCCACTGGAATATTTGGTCTTACATCACAAGGAAGGAAGAGAAATCAACAAAATAATCAAATTCTAATTGTAGTAATAGTAGATGATGAGTGGAATTAGCAAAACTGGTAACAGAAAGAAGATAGTGGGATTCTCAATTGCGAAGACTCCTCCCACTACAACAATCAGCAATAATGTATTCACTCCAATATACAGTAGTATTAATGTTTTGGCATTCATATCAGCAAGTTGTTCTCGAAACATATAAATATTTGGGAATTACTGTTAACGTCCCGTGAGTAAATTATCAGTTAAATTTAGTTAATTATAGCTCAGATGGAGAGTATCTATGTTTTGCAGCCGAAAATGAACGAAAGAAATACTGGAAAAAAGTGCGGTCGACGTTCAGCTCTCAAGGTACTCGGCGGTCTTGGTGTCGCAGGACTTGTCCCAACGGCCGGGGCTGCAAAAAAGCCGAGCAAAGCAGATAAAAAATATCAGGCACTTCTTAAAGCGCGGCGAAAGGGGAACATGCCTGTAGAAGCGTGGAGAGAAGCCCTTCGACAGAATGGATTTTCTGTCGTTACTCGGGATAGTAGCAGAAAGGTATCGTTTAGCAATGAAAGCAGCAGATCGAACTGGGGAGATGGCTCTTGGAATGGAGAGTTCGAAACAACGAAGCTAGCGCTGTCCGAATCGGATTGCGACTTCTATATTACGTACACCTATGACGATATATATTCTCCCGATTATTATATTGATTTTGAATGGGAATTTACCACAAAGAGTGACCCCATCACGGATGCGCCGAACGATTTAGCAACTATTGAGTGGGATAGCGATGATTACCTTCTCGATAGTAGCTACAAGGGAGACCTTGTTTACGACAATAGCCGTGGGGATTCAGAAGGCCCGTCAGGAGTTGCCTTTGATTGGGATGATAATCAAGCAAGTTCATCTGAAGCGGCGGAGCATGCGAACGATGTAGATCCCACATATAAATTTGGAGACTACTGTGGAGCTTTCCTGACCGCAACGAGCGATGCCAGCCCTGAAGATGAGCGGTATTTTTTCTTTGATCTATATCACATTGAAACTGAATTCAACATTGACGTATCTATCGGCATAACAAACCTTAGTGTGAACCCCGGTTCGGACTCCTATTATGACTTCATTGTTGAGGATAACGGGGTTCAAACCGATTACTAGTTAATAATCTCGCGGCTCTGAAATCCT
Protein-coding sequences here:
- a CDS encoding RAD55 family ATPase — encoded protein: MLEDAPLSLDGGGGGESLLIAGPPMTGKYALMLRLMAEAGERGVLITTGDPADQVRADYADVADVAPESVGVVDCVSKQRGGDLIEDDLIRYASSPKNVTDIGMKFTDLYEAFRETDAAVAVGINSLSELLMYLDPQDVYQFVRVLTRQTQSEGWTTIAVINSTMHDEQTLHTMYEPFDTVINTREENGARELRVRNRTQAATAWTTF
- a CDS encoding IS6 family transposase, translated to MTEFDRLSGDIEWIDLEFVERERTPEQIIEVGIQLHLAGLSLSNTKQYLERLGVERSRTAIHNWVQKADLQPAGDGAPNQIAVDETVIRINNERHWLYAAVDPETNEFLHVRLFQTRTTQLTVLFLRELREKQQIEQTTFLVDGAHYLKAALERLGLRFQISRHGNRNAVERVFREVKRRTSSFSNTFSNVEPPTAESWLQAFAVWWNRC
- a CDS encoding RAD55 family ATPase; this encodes MRVSSGVAGFDDLVGGGLPAERLYVVCGPPGSGKTTFSAQFIAEGAASGERCLFISMHESRADLERDMASYDFGFEGALDSGSVTFLDAFSSEGKRFFGMPGDRRDVNSVTNRISSFVESRDIDRVVIDSTMLLRYLLDDDDDTTMRFLSALKRTGATTYLISEMTDPSAYADEHFLAHGVVFFHNYMEDDGMRRGVQVVKMRGAEVDTDIQDLRFTDDGIVVGDGRTVSH